The genomic stretch GTGAAGGGGGCGTCGAACTGGATGGTCCAGGTGCTCAGCGCCGCACCGGTCTGATTGTTGAGCAGGAGCTGGCCTTGGTAGCCGGTGCCCCAATCGTCGGTGACTTGAAGCGTGAGCGTCAGCCCGCCGGCCATGGCGTGCGAGGTCCATCCTGCGTCGGGGTCGAGCGGCGGATCGACGGGATCTACTGGTTCGCCTGCGATCCACTCGACGAAGGCGGTGGAGAGGTCGGGGTGGCTGGCGTGCTCGTGGCCGATCTCCCAACAGCCGACACCACGGATGACGGCCGAGTTTGCCAGGACGCTGTCGGATGGAGAGAGGAGCGCGTCCATCTTTCGCTTCATCGCGTCGGGCGGTGTGAACCATTCGCCGCCGATTTCCACTTCGAGGGAGTCGGCGTTGGGAATGAAGGCTGCGGGGTTGGCGGCCCAAGTATCCCTCACTGCCGACCACGACCTGTTGTTAGATCCGTAGAAGGGGAGGCCGCAGACGATCTTGCTCGCCGGGAAGCCCTTGCCGATCGCGTAGTCGATGCCGCCCTTCACCGAGGCTTCGGGCAAGGTGTCGTTGGCCAGTGTCCACTGGACCGATCCGGGCTTGCGCATCGGACCATTGGCCGGGTTCTTCCAGTCGTAGCCGAAGTAGAAGAAGAAGTCGCAGTGCGGATGCAGCGCGGCGAAGTCGAAGCTGCCCATGAACCAGCCGGGTCCGCCGCCGAACATCACGATGTAGCGCGGGTCCTCCGCCTTCACCGTGGCATACAGCGTCTGCATCAGCAGCGTGAAATTCGCCCGTGCCGTGGCATCGGCGGGGAACTCGTAGTCGATGTCCACACCGTCGAGGTCGTGGTCATCCAAGAACGCGACGACATTGTTAGAAAATGTCTGCCGCAGCGCCGGGCTTGCGGCGATGGTCGCGAACTGGGTCGCGAGCGATGCCGGCGCGGCACCGCCGATCGATACGACGACGGACTTGTCCAGCGAATGCCCCTCCGCCACCACGGCAGGCAGGCAGCTCGAAAACGCGCCCAGTCCGGTGCCGATTGTGCCGTCCGACTTCGGTTCGGCAAAGGCGGTGATGATCACGTCGAAGGCCTCAAGGTTCGCTGCATCAAGGGCCGCAGGCAGGTCGGCGATGACCTGGTCCTGACCGTTCTCATTGCGCAGGGCATTGAGGTAGCCGAATGCCAGCGCTCTCGATGGTAATGTGGGCAGCCCCCGCAATGGACCTCCTGCGGGCGATGGTCCCTCGGTTCCCTCGGCCGGGATGGCGTCGCCCGCGAGCACGGAGTTGACCACATTGATCAATGGCGCGTCGGTGTTCGGGTTGAAGGGCAGCTTGTCATTGGTGGCCGAATCGGCGCGGAGATCGCCGAAGGCATGCCAGACGATCACGCCGCCGAGATTCTGATCGCGGACGTAGGCCGCCTTGTGACCGATGCTACGAGAGTCGTCGTAGCTGAGAAACGAGGTGCCTTTGGTGAGATACGGCACCTTCGCCACGTCGTCCCAATGCCGCGTCCAGCCGCTCCCCATGAGTTGGGTGATCCGCTGGTAGGTGGGTGTGGCATCGAAGGGTTCCCACGACGCAAAGTCGGCAGCGGTGACGATCGGGCCGTCTGGCTGCACGGTCTTGGAAATCTTCACCGTGGGTGCCCCGAGTGCCGCGGTGCCGTTGCACACCACGCCGCGGCCGTAAAAGCCGAGTCCCATCGCGATCTTCGAGCGAGGCACACCTTGGCTAATGAGATACTGCACGCTGGTGGAGCAGGCGAAGGTGGTAGTTTCCTGACCGGGGTGGGGGAAGAGCTGGGCATTGTGCCCGGCGAAATCCGACCAGCCGCCTTCGAAGTCGTAGGTCATCAGGTCGATCGAATCGAGCACGGCGGACATCGCCGGCCAATCGAAGCCGGCGAGCTTTGCCGGCGACGCCGACATGGCTGACGTGATCTCCTTGCCACTGCCGATCGCCGCGCGCAGCTCGGTGGCCAGCGTGAGGAAGTTCGCGTAGTCGGCATTCGTGCCGGTGAAGTTCATGCCGGCGAAAGCCCCGGGATACTCCCAATCGAAGTCGATGCCGTCGAAACCGAGCGCGATCAGCTTCTGGCAATCGGCGATGAAACGAGCGCGCTTCACCGGATCTGCTGCCATTTCGGGGAAGTGCTTGCACATCGACCATCCGCCGATCGCTGCCATCACCTTCACGCCTTTCGAGTGGGCGAGATCGAGGATTCCCGGAGCGGTTCCCGGCGGATGATAAGGCACTGGCAGCGGGCCGGAGAGACCGGTCGCGACGTGCTTCCAACCACCGTTGAAGGCGACGAAGCCGGCCGCTTGAACCGTGGCATTGATTTCCCACTGAGGCGTGAGGTTCCCCCAGATCAAGTGGTAGTCCCACGATGAGGAGACGTCGCCGTGCAGCAGCGGGGCGGGCTGCTGGGTGCTTCCCGCTTGATAGATGGCTTGATTCCGGTAGTCGCCGGAGTGCAGCGAGCCATCGTTCGCGACGCCGAAGAACGAAAAGTTAAGGTGGGTGTACTGCGAGTAATCGAGGTTGAGGTGATTCAGGAACCCTTGCTTCGGCAGGCCGGCACTGGTGGTCTTCCACGCATCCCATTGCGTCACGTAGCCGACCACACGCTTGGTATGATCGGCCGTGGTACGGGTCGGTTGGGAGTTTGCCCCCCATTGCGCGGAGAGCGTGGAAAGCGGCAACAGGCAAAGGAGGAGGTGGCGCAACATATTACGATCCCGAGAGGGTTTCCTGCCATCGAGCGCAGGGGAAGGAGGCGTTTCTAATGATTCTGCCCACTTTGGCAGGGCAGACCTGCTCAAGGGGCGGTGACCTTGAGATGGAGGAAGCGGCTGTTACCGCTGGCGGGAAGGCTGGCCTTCACCGTCCGTATCCCTCCGGTTTCGCCCAGCGTTTCGAATGTGATCCCGGCGTCGTCCCATCCCACCAGATTCCCCGAATGCTCGGCGAGGACTGTCACGTCCGTGGCCGACAGATTGAGCGTGTAGGTGATCGAAAGCGTGCCGTTCTCCACCACCGCGGCGGGTGAGGGGTTCGGAGCATTGGGGTTCAATCCCAATGCATACTCGATCAAGTTGACCAGTCCGTCGGCATCGGGGTCGGCGTCGTTGCCCGAGACGGTGGAGTTGCCGCTCTGGCCTTCGAATTCCTCCTCGCGCCACGCCTCAAGCGGCGCTTGCTCGTTGCCGACCTCGATCGGCATCGTCGTGTCGGAGAAGAGTCCGTGGGGATCGGTGACGCGGATCGTGAAGACGTTGACTCCGGTGTCGGTGCCTGCCGGCGTTCCGGTCAGCGAGCCATCGGCTGCGACCGCCAGCCAACTTGGCCCGGAAACTTTCGAGAAGACCATTTCGTCTCCTTCATTGGGATCGACCGCCTCCGCGGCGATCGATTCAGCGTATGCTGCATCGGCGCTGCCGGTCGGCATGACGAGGGGTCGCGAGGTGAAGAACGGCGTCAGGTTGCGGATGACTTCGACGTGAACGTTGTCGATCGCGAAATCCACCGTAAGATTGCCGTGACGAATCCCCAGTGCCTCGAACGTGGTGGTTACGGGGGTGGTGTCGCTGAACTGGATCAGCGATTCATCCACGGCTCCCGTGATCGCGATGCCAGTTGCGGTGCGGGTCAAGGTGAGCGCCAGCGTGTGCGGTTCCTGATCGTTGATCGATGCCCTGCTGCCGGAAGTCAGACCGGTGACGGTCGCTCCGGAGCCGAAGCCGTTATCCGCGCCGGTGTCCTCGGCCAGCGACCAGCCGGTCGCGCCGCCGACGCCTTGTTGCACCAGGAAACCGTCGCCCGCCGCATTGTAGAGGCCGAAGCGCAAGCCGGAGCCGACGCTCGTGGGAGCCTGCGTGTAGCGGAAGTCGAGGCTCAGCCGCAGGCTATCGCCCGGCTGCGAAAGGGATACGGCGGAGAAGTTCGCACGGGTCAGCGGGAAGGTGCCGGTGTTATCGGTCGTCAGAGCGTTGCCGCTGCCGAGGGTGGCGTCGTCCGCTACCGACAAGGTCCCGCCGCTGGTGGACCACGCAGCGTCGTCCGGATCATCGGCATCGTTGCCCGAGGAGGGTGCGACGCCCACGTCGAAGCTATCCTCGACTGCGTGAGCCAAGGTCTCATCGTCAGCGATGGTCACCGTCGCACTGGCCGGCGAGGCCACGGCATAGGCGGCATTCGGGGAGAGCGAAAGCACCACCGTCTCGTCATCCTCGAACAGGCCATCGTCGATCGGAACCAGCGGCAGCAGCACGCTGGCTTGTCCTGCCGGAATCACCGCGCTGCCAGTGGATTCGAAGTAGTCCTCGCCGGCAACTGCGGTTCCGCCAAACGAATAGAGAACCGTCAGATCGCCGGTGGCGGGGCCGCCACGGGTAATGAGGAACCCGCCGGGCATCTCGCCGAACTCGCGGGCGAGGGGTTGGGTTGCGGTCACCGTGAGAGGATGGCCGACATTCACCACCAGCGAGGCATCCGCGAAGACGCCGTGCTGATCGGTGAGGCGAATGGTGAAGTTGTTAGCTCCTGCGTTTACCGAGCCCGGCGTGCCGGTGAAGCTGCCATTGGCGGCCACGCTCAACCACGACGGACCAGCGGTCTTGGCGAAGGTGAAGGTATCGCCTGGGTTTGGATCCGAAGCATCGCTGGCCAGCGAGCCCGCGAACAAGGTGTCTAGCACCGCCGACTTCACCAACGGGCTTGAGGTGAATGCCGGTGCGAGATTCGGACTGAATTCCACCCTCACGTTGTCGAGACGGAAATCAACGGTCTGGTTGCCGTTCGCGATGAAGACGGTATCGAAGCTGGTAATGACCGGCGTGGTGTCGGTGCCCGAGTGAACGACGCCATCGATATTCGACGTGGCGAGGATGCCGGTCGCCATGCGCGTCAGCTTTAGCGACATCGTGTGCTTCGCCTGGTCGTTGAGCGTCGCCTTGCTGCCGCTGTGGAAGGTGGTCATGGACCCACCTGAACCGAAGGCACCGCTTGGTGACTCGAGCAGGCTGAGGCCTGTGTTTCCTCCGGTCCCGTGATGGATGCAGAAGCCCGCGCCGGCCGCATTGTAGAGGCCGATGCGGAGGCCGCCGCCCATGTCGGTCGGCGCGGCAGTGTAGCGGAAATTGAAGCTCAGGGTGATCGAGTCGCCATTCACGGGAAGCGCGCGTGCGGCGAAGGCTCCCTTGGCGCCACTGAAGGATGAAGTGACGTCGACATTCAGCGCCTTGCCGGTCGCCAGCGTGGTGTCACTGGCAACTGTGAGCGTGGCGCCGCTGCCGGTCCACGCGGCATCGAAGGCGTCGTCGCCGTCGTTGCCGGGAGTCGCGGTCGCGCTGTCGAAGCCGTCGTTCATGCGGACGAACAAGCTCTCGTCGTCCGCCAGGGTCACGGTCGCGGCGGATGTCGCCCCGAAGGCATAGGCGGGGGATGCCAATAAGGTGAGAGTCACCGTTTCCGCTGGCTCTAACAGAGCGTCATCCAGCGGCGTGATCGTCATGGTCGCGCTCGACTGGCCCACGGGGATCACGACCGAGGTGCCCGCCGAAGCATAGTCGCTGCCTGCAGTCGCCGTGCCTGAAACGTTGAAAGCAACAGCTAGTTCGGAGGTCGTGGGGCCGCTGCGCGTGATGGTGAAAGTGCCGGTGGAGAGATCGTCTTCGCTCGCCGAGGAATCGATGGCGGAGATGCTCACCGGATAGGCGACGGGGATCGACATGGTGGCTTCGGCATCCAGGCCGGTCGCATTCGTCACCCGCACGCCGAAGGTGTTGATGCCGGCATCTCCTGCTGCGGGTGTGCCGGTGAGATTGCCGTTGGCGGCGATGCTCAGCCAAGCCGGGCCGCTGGTCTTCTCATAAACGTTGCTCGGGTGGGGAGTCGTCACGTTCGCCACCACTGACCCCGAGTAGGCCATGCCAATGCCGGCCGTGGGCTTGGTGAAGGGATCGCTGTCGAAGGCTGGGGGCATCAGTTGGAAAGCTTCCACCTTGACGTTGTCGATGCGGTGGTCGCCGGTGATGTTCCCGTTGGTGATGGTCGCGTGGTCGAAGGCGTTGATCGGCGGCGTCGCGTCCGTCACGGTGAGTGAAACGCCATCAACGGTAGCGGTCACCCGAATGCCTGTGGCTGTCTTTTCCAACAAGAACGCCATCGAGTGGTTCGCCTGGTCGTTGATCGTGGCCTTGGATCCGGATGTCAGCGTGGTCAGGCCGCCGAAGCCGAAGGAGCCGTCGGCACCGCTGTCTTCCAAGAGCGACCAGCTTCCATTGCCGCCGGTTCCGTGGTGGACCATGTAGCCATCGCCGACGTTGTTGAAGAAGCCGAAGCGGAAGCCCGCCCCGAGGTTGCCAGGCGCTTGCGTGTAGCGGAAGTCAAAGGAGAGCTTCAGCGCGTCTCCGACATTCACCAGCGCACGGCCGGCAAAGGCAGTGTCCGAGCCCGCGTAGGTATTGCCGTCGATATTGAGTGCGTTGCCGCCGCCCAGCGTGGCGTCGGAAGCGATCGAGAGCTGCGAATTCGGCAGCCAGTTGGCATCGAGCGCTTCCGAGGGATCATTGCCGGCGGTCGCATTGAAGGTGTCGTTCACCAGGGTCGCGAACGGCTCTGCATGGTTGAGACTCACTTGGTCAAAGGCCACGCCGCCGAGGGAGGCATCCACATGGCTGGTGACGGCCAAGCCCGCTTGGATCGACGTCGCCATCGGAATCGTTGCGGTGCTCACCTGTGTCCACGCGATGCCATCGGCAGAAACGTAGGCCGTCATCAGGTTGCTGCTGCGCGTGAGCCGGACCCAATTGTTGATTCCGGCATTCAAGGCGGGGCCGTTGACATTGGTCGAGGTGCCGCCGCTGGTCGTGCGGTATTGGAAGGCGAAGCCATTCGAGGGCGTGGCAAAGATCGAAGCGTGGGCAGCACCCGCTCCAGTGCCATCGCGCAGCATCACCCCGGCCTTGGCATAGCCGTTGGTGTTCGCTTGTCCCTTCACCCGTGCCCGGATGTCGCAGTCGCCGTTGGTAGTCTGGCGGACGAAGCGGAATTCATCCGCCGTGCCCCAGATATCGGCACCGGATCCGTAAACGACATAGGTGCCGCCTTCGGCACCGGCATCCCCGGCCGTGCCCACGGTGCCAATGTCCGACGATGTCCACAGGGGCGGCAGGGGTGGCAGCGCCACCGGATTCACGTAGGCCTTCGCGATGCCTTGGTAGCCCGCGGTATCCTGGATGCGATAGTTGAAGTGGTCGTAGCCGGAGCTGAACTTCGGAGGCGCGTAGTAGATCAATTGATCCCGGCCGGAAGGGCCGGTGCCGGGCGATCTGACAACGAGCGACCGCATCGTGGAAGCCATGTCGGCGGAGACCAGCGTGACTGCCTCGCCATTGCTATCGCTGTCGTTGGCGAGCACGTCGATCACCGTGGAGAGCGCGCCGGAACTCATCGTCACGCGGTCGCCAAAGGCGCGCGGGGGCAGGGGGGATGGATAGGCGCCGAGGTTGTCGAGCACACTCGCTTTCGAGTTGCGGTGATTGATGATCTTGGTGGCCTCGGGACTGGAGAAGCGGGCCAGTGAGTTGTCCGACATGATCGTCGGTCCTTCCGGCTTGCCGTCGCCCTCGTAGTGGCTCGATGACCAATTGTGGCCGAGTTCATGTCGCCACGCGGAAAGGAAGTCGCCGCTCGATGTTGCACCGGTGATGCTGTAGCGGCTCGATGAACCGATGACCCCGACCGACGCAAGACCACCGCCCACGCCCGGCCGGACCAACGAGGCGACATCGTGGGCACTCGCTCCGAGAATCGGCGGCAAGGTGGTATTCCACTGCGTCTTCATCGTATTGAGCAAGACGCTCCACTCTGAGACGGTTGACGTTGGCAGTGCCTGATAGGGACACTTCGCGGCATCGGTGCGGACGACGATCCGGCCGAGCCGGTGGAGGATGGCGGTGTCGCGCAGGTAGACGATGTTCGCCTTCATCGCGCAGAACTCCACCATATCGATCAGGTTGACCATGTTCGATCCGACCGCTTGCCACTCGCGGTAGCTGGCATCGATACCGAGTTCCGCGGCCTTCACGGCCGACCCCGCACCACCGGCACCCACGCCAGTGGTGGGATAAACATTGGGCGTCCAATCGCCGCCGCCCGCACTGGCCGAGGTGCCGCTGCTGCTCCACGTCTTGCCATCTTCAAAGGCGATGTAGGACCAGAAGGTGCCATTCGCCTTCTGGTAGCCCGCGGCGATCGCACCGGGGCGACCGGTCACCGTGCCGATGTAGGTCCGCGGCACGTCTGCGGTGTAGGTCGTGAAGTTGCCGGTCGCGTCCTGGACCTTCACGTTGTAATTCGTGCTGCGGATCGGATGCAGCGTGAAGTTCACCGTCAGCGTGGTGGAACCGTTGGTGAGGTTCTTCGTGACCGTGGCGGGTGGGGCCTGCGCGAGTGCCGGCAGGGCAGTGAGGAGGAAGAAAAGAAAGGCTTTCACAGGCTCGAGGGTTTGCATGTGGGCTCCGGGCATTCCCGCACTATTGGACAGGTTGACGGATTTTCTCGCAGGCCGGTAGTGGGCAATTCTGCCGACTCCCCAAGGAGGGGGATTGAAGATTGAATCTCATCTCACACAGTCGCCGCGTGAGGCGGCCCGCCCCTTCTCAGAATGAAATCCGTCCTGCTGTTTTCCGCCCTGGTTCTTTCCGCTCACGCCAACGACTGGCGTCTCGTGTGGTTCGAAGACTTCAATCGCGCCGGTGCTCCCGATCCCACGAAGTGGACCTACGAAAAGGGCTTCGTGCGAAATCAGGAGCTCCAGTTCTACGCTGACAACCGCCGTGAGAATGCGCGGGTCGAGGGCGGACGCCTCGTGATCGAGGCTCGCAAGGAGGTCTTTCCGAACCCGGTGTTCAAGGAAGGAGCCGCGGAGTGGATGAAAGCCCGCAAGGAAGCCCAGTATACCTCGGCCTCAGTCATCACGAAGGGCCTGCAGGCCTTCCACTACGGAAAGATCGAGGTATCTGCGAAGCTACCGGCCGGCAAGGGCGTCTGGCCGGCGATCTGGATGCACGGCAACAACAAGGGCAACAGCCGCTGGCCGATGTGCGGCGAGATCGACATCATGGAATTCGTCAGCCACCGGCCCGGCGAGGTCCACCGAACCATCCACTTCGCCAAGCCCGGCACGACCACCCACCAGAAGCTAGGAGGCAGCATCAAGGTCAGCACCCTGCACACCAAATTCCATGTCTACGGCGTGGAGTGGAACGAGAAGACCATCACCTTCCTCTTCGACGGGAAGCCCTATCATACGGTCGATCTCGATGCCGCCGGTGCGGGAGCGGAGAATCCATTCCGCAAGTCCGGTGCGTTTTACCTGATGCTCAATCTCGCCGTCGGCGGCACCTGGGGCAAGGAGCCCGACCCCAAGGCGTATCCGCAGAAGTTCGAGATCGATTGGGTGAAGGCATGGGAGAAAAAGTGACATCGAGCTAGCGGCAGCGGCGCAGCGGGACGAGTAGACCCAACCCACCGAGCATGGCGGCGCGGGGCTCCGGCACGATAGCCAGCAGGGTGCCACTCGCTCCAATCGAGACATTGCCCAAGGTTCCGTTCCCAACGAGGGTGCCGACCGCCTCCTCGGCACCGGAGGCGGAGAAGCTCTCGCCGCGGGAGGTCGAGGTGCTGGAGTTCCTGGTGAAGGGGCTGGCCTACAAGGAGGTCGCCGCCGAACTCGGCATCAGCTATTCCACCGTCCACCGCCACATCGAGGGCATCTACAAGAAGCTCCACGTCCACTCACGGAGCCATGCGGTGGCGAAGCATCTGGGTGCCTGAAGGTATGAGCCCGTGCGGGTCACTCAGTGGTCAACTGCACCTTGTCGAATTGCGCCTGCTGCCAGCCGGCGGCGGGGGAATGGCTGAAGTTCATGCGGATCTGGAGCGGTTGGCCGATCAGCGGATCGCCGATGGCCGGCGAGGTCCACACATAGGTCTTCTCGGTGAAGCCCGTGGGGAGCGACACGCTGGTGAACGAGGTGAAGGTGCCCACGGGGATTCCATTGGCGGTGAGGCCGAAGCTGCCGTCCGGTTGACGGTCGCCCGTGGCGCGCTGCGCGAAGATAATGCGGAGCGTGTAGGTGGTGTCCGGCGCGATGGTGCCGACGGCGGCGGAAGTCGCGGTGGCGCCGCCGGAATTGCCGATGTTGATGTAGGCGACCTGATCGCCATGCCCCCCCAGTGCGGTGAGTCGTGACCCCTCGGCACCGGAAGTTCCGAAGCGGTTGTCGCGGATCTCCTCGACGCCCCAGTTGACGCCGCTGGAGAATGTCCAGCCGTCGGGATTGCCGTTCGAATACGCGGGGCTTTGGCCGGTGCGATCCGGTGATTCAAAGCTGGCGTTCGGGACCAGTGGCGGAGGCGAGGGGAGCAAGGCGGCACGCAGGCGGATGAAGAGCTTGTCCGCGAGGGTTTCCACGACTTCCACCCACTTGCTGCCATCGGCTTCCTCGTGCAAGACCAAGCCATCGACGCCGTCTTGAACCGGCTGCCAACCGTCAGTGCCAAGGGAGTCCTTCTGATATTCCACCACCAGCACGGCATCGGCGACCGCCCGCGGGTGGTAGCGATAGATCGGCAAACCGTCCTCCTCTTTCAACAGCGCTTGCAGGGCGGCTGCATCGGCTCGCAGCGGGTCGGTGTCTTCCAGCAGGTATTCGATCAGATTCGGCAAGTGGTCATGGTCGAGATCCGCTTCGGGATCGGCCTCGCTGCCAGTCAGGCCGGCGATGGTTGCCCAGCCGCCGTAGTGCGAGGGGTCGGGCGGCAAGCCGACAGTGACCGATGCCGTGTCGAGGTGAACGACAGCATTTTCAGAAGCCAGGCGCATCCACACCTGCGTGCCGGCCGGAAGCCCGGACAGGTCAACATAGCCACTGCGTTGGCGCGCCGTGCCAGTCCATGCCGGCAAGGTGCGCGAATCGAATGCCGGCAGGCTGGCGATATCGCTGCCCGCGGCACCGGCGAATCGTCCGTCCCATGCATGGAAGCTCACCCTGACCGCACCGCCGCCGCCACTGATCGCGCTTTGCTCGAAGGCCCAGCGGAGATGGGTGCCCTGGGCCGGATCATAGCTTCCCAAGTTCTGATAGATCGCGGCACCAGCATCGATCTCGGCGAGCTTTCCAGTAGCACCGCCACCATCGATGAAGCGCACTGCTCCCGCCGGCGTGCCGAACCACGGGCTAGTCGGATTCTGCTCGAAGCCGCCATCGGTCACCGCGAGAGCCGGTGTGGTGGCGTTCACCACGGTGTTGCCAGTAATCGAGAGGTTGGTGGTGTTGCTGGTTGAGACGAGGCTCGATGCTGCCGGCGTGGTGCCGTTGCGCATGCGGAAGAGATTTCCGGAGAACACGAGATCGTCCGTGGACTTCGCATCTGCGGCTCCATTGCCGGAGAGCGTGAAGACATTGCCTTCCACTGTGATGTTCTTGTGCACCGGTCCGCCGTGGGTGGTGTTCTCCGGATTGATGTGGATCACCCGCTCGGCGCATTCGTAGAAGGAGTTGCCGCGCACGGTGAGATCATGAACGGGGCCTGATTCATACCAGCCAGCGGCATCATCCTCGATGAGGATGGCGTGCATCTGGGTGCGGAAGAAACGGTTGCCCTGGATCAAGATCGGCCGCCGGGTGGTGAGCAGGATGCCGCGGGT from Luteolibacter arcticus encodes the following:
- a CDS encoding glycosyl hydrolase family 18 protein, producing the protein MLRHLLLCLLPLSTLSAQWGANSQPTRTTADHTKRVVGYVTQWDAWKTTSAGLPKQGFLNHLNLDYSQYTHLNFSFFGVANDGSLHSGDYRNQAIYQAGSTQQPAPLLHGDVSSSWDYHLIWGNLTPQWEINATVQAAGFVAFNGGWKHVATGLSGPLPVPYHPPGTAPGILDLAHSKGVKVMAAIGGWSMCKHFPEMAADPVKRARFIADCQKLIALGFDGIDFDWEYPGAFAGMNFTGTNADYANFLTLATELRAAIGSGKEITSAMSASPAKLAGFDWPAMSAVLDSIDLMTYDFEGGWSDFAGHNAQLFPHPGQETTTFACSTSVQYLISQGVPRSKIAMGLGFYGRGVVCNGTAALGAPTVKISKTVQPDGPIVTAADFASWEPFDATPTYQRITQLMGSGWTRHWDDVAKVPYLTKGTSFLSYDDSRSIGHKAAYVRDQNLGGVIVWHAFGDLRADSATNDKLPFNPNTDAPLINVVNSVLAGDAIPAEGTEGPSPAGGPLRGLPTLPSRALAFGYLNALRNENGQDQVIADLPAALDAANLEAFDVIITAFAEPKSDGTIGTGLGAFSSCLPAVVAEGHSLDKSVVVSIGGAAPASLATQFATIAASPALRQTFSNNVVAFLDDHDLDGVDIDYEFPADATARANFTLLMQTLYATVKAEDPRYIVMFGGGPGWFMGSFDFAALHPHCDFFFYFGYDWKNPANGPMRKPGSVQWTLANDTLPEASVKGGIDYAIGKGFPASKIVCGLPFYGSNNRSWSAVRDTWAANPAAFIPNADSLEVEIGGEWFTPPDAMKRKMDALLSPSDSVLANSAVIRGVGCWEIGHEHASHPDLSTAFVEWIAGEPVDPVDPPLDPDAGWTSHAMAGGLTLTLQVTDDWGTGYQGQLLLNNQTGAALSTWTIQFDAPFTVASMWDGVYGGKSGNTHTASNPTWGGYSLPNNSTGTIGFTGSGTQSQPTNLKLNGNPVGTSGTPFATWATTRGLLATSQSTDSDGDGRANLIEFLNGSNPLTPGSDGPRHEIRSLTVNGVTADYFCLIIPADIAAADVEYRVISSATPAMSPARLMALYGTTTVAPGKLEAVWRNATPLGSRGFARLEARMK
- a CDS encoding response regulator transcription factor, with the protein product MPTASSAPEAEKLSPREVEVLEFLVKGLAYKEVAAELGISYSTVHRHIEGIYKKLHVHSRSHAVAKHLGA
- a CDS encoding glycoside hydrolase family 16 protein, with amino-acid sequence MKSVLLFSALVLSAHANDWRLVWFEDFNRAGAPDPTKWTYEKGFVRNQELQFYADNRRENARVEGGRLVIEARKEVFPNPVFKEGAAEWMKARKEAQYTSASVITKGLQAFHYGKIEVSAKLPAGKGVWPAIWMHGNNKGNSRWPMCGEIDIMEFVSHRPGEVHRTIHFAKPGTTTHQKLGGSIKVSTLHTKFHVYGVEWNEKTITFLFDGKPYHTVDLDAAGAGAENPFRKSGAFYLMLNLAVGGTWGKEPDPKAYPQKFEIDWVKAWEKK
- a CDS encoding putative Ig domain-containing protein, with protein sequence MKAFLFFLLTALPALAQAPPATVTKNLTNGSTTLTVNFTLHPIRSTNYNVKVQDATGNFTTYTADVPRTYIGTVTGRPGAIAAGYQKANGTFWSYIAFEDGKTWSSSGTSASAGGGDWTPNVYPTTGVGAGGAGSAVKAAELGIDASYREWQAVGSNMVNLIDMVEFCAMKANIVYLRDTAILHRLGRIVVRTDAAKCPYQALPTSTVSEWSVLLNTMKTQWNTTLPPILGASAHDVASLVRPGVGGGLASVGVIGSSSRYSITGATSSGDFLSAWRHELGHNWSSSHYEGDGKPEGPTIMSDNSLARFSSPEATKIINHRNSKASVLDNLGAYPSPLPPRAFGDRVTMSSGALSTVIDVLANDSDSNGEAVTLVSADMASTMRSLVVRSPGTGPSGRDQLIYYAPPKFSSGYDHFNYRIQDTAGYQGIAKAYVNPVALPPLPPLWTSSDIGTVGTAGDAGAEGGTYVVYGSGADIWGTADEFRFVRQTTNGDCDIRARVKGQANTNGYAKAGVMLRDGTGAGAAHASIFATPSNGFAFQYRTTSGGTSTNVNGPALNAGINNWVRLTRSSNLMTAYVSADGIAWTQVSTATIPMATSIQAGLAVTSHVDASLGGVAFDQVSLNHAEPFATLVNDTFNATAGNDPSEALDANWLPNSQLSIASDATLGGGNALNIDGNTYAGSDTAFAGRALVNVGDALKLSFDFRYTQAPGNLGAGFRFGFFNNVGDGYMVHHGTGGNGSWSLLEDSGADGSFGFGGLTTLTSGSKATINDQANHSMAFLLEKTATGIRVTATVDGVSLTVTDATPPINAFDHATITNGNITGDHRIDNVKVEAFQLMPPAFDSDPFTKPTAGIGMAYSGSVVANVTTPHPSNVYEKTSGPAWLSIAANGNLTGTPAAGDAGINTFGVRVTNATGLDAEATMSIPVAYPVSISAIDSSASEDDLSTGTFTITRSGPTTSELAVAFNVSGTATAGSDYASAGTSVVIPVGQSSATMTITPLDDALLEPAETVTLTLLASPAYAFGATSAATVTLADDESLFVRMNDGFDSATATPGNDGDDAFDAAWTGSGATLTVASDTTLATGKALNVDVTSSFSGAKGAFAARALPVNGDSITLSFNFRYTAAPTDMGGGLRIGLYNAAGAGFCIHHGTGGNTGLSLLESPSGAFGSGGSMTTFHSGSKATLNDQAKHTMSLKLTRMATGILATSNIDGVVHSGTDTTPVITSFDTVFIANGNQTVDFRLDNVRVEFSPNLAPAFTSSPLVKSAVLDTLFAGSLASDASDPNPGDTFTFAKTAGPSWLSVAANGSFTGTPGSVNAGANNFTIRLTDQHGVFADASLVVNVGHPLTVTATQPLAREFGEMPGGFLITRGGPATGDLTVLYSFGGTAVAGEDYFESTGSAVIPAGQASVLLPLVPIDDGLFEDDETVVLSLSPNAAYAVASPASATVTIADDETLAHAVEDSFDVGVAPSSGNDADDPDDAAWSTSGGTLSVADDATLGSGNALTTDNTGTFPLTRANFSAVSLSQPGDSLRLSLDFRYTQAPTSVGSGLRFGLYNAAGDGFLVQQGVGGATGWSLAEDTGADNGFGSGATVTGLTSGSRASINDQEPHTLALTLTRTATGIAITGAVDESLIQFSDTTPVTTTFEALGIRHGNLTVDFAIDNVHVEVIRNLTPFFTSRPLVMPTGSADAAYAESIAAEAVDPNEGDEMVFSKVSGPSWLAVAADGSLTGTPAGTDTGVNVFTIRVTDPHGLFSDTTMPIEVGNEQAPLEAWREEEFEGQSGNSTVSGNDADPDADGLVNLIEYALGLNPNAPNPSPAAVVENGTLSITYTLNLSATDVTVLAEHSGNLVGWDDAGITFETLGETGGIRTVKASLPASGNSRFLHLKVTAP